Part of the Bacillus sp. N1-1 genome, AAGCTCATTAAATTAGAGATTGATGAGCTAGGAACCGTGAACCTTGGTGCAATTGATGAATACGATCGCGTCAATGAGCGCTATACGTTCCTTAGTGAACAGCAAGCGGATCTTCTTCAGGCAAAAGAAACGCTTTATGCGGTCATTAAAGAAATGGATCAGGAAATGAAGAAAAGATTTGAAGAGACTTTCACGAAAATTCGTGCTCAGTTCCAAATCGTTTTTAAAGAATTGTTTGGTGGAGGGAAGGCAGATCTTGTCCTCACTGATCCGGATAACCTCCTTTCAACAGGGGTCGATATTCTGGCACAGCCGCCTGGGAAAAAATTGCAACACCTTGCTCTTCTTTCAGGAGGAGAGAGGGCATTTACTGCCATTGCGCTTCTATTTTCGATTTTGAAAGTTCGTCCAGTACCATTCTGTGTACTTGATGAGGTAGAAGCCGCTTTAGATGATGCGAATGTGGGGCGTTTCGCTAAGTACCTGAAGCAATTTAGTGAAAAAACCCAGTTTATTGTTATTACCCATAGAAAGGGTACAATGGAAGAGTCGGATGTGCTTTATGGGGTAACGATGCAGGAGTCAGGTGTGTCTCGACTCGTTTCCGTAAGACTTGAAGAATCGAAGCAATTAATATCGCAATAACAAGTAGGGGGATGCAAAGTGAGTTTTTTTAAAAAGTTAAAAGATAAGTTCACCACACAAACAGATGATGTAACAGGGAAATTTAAAGACGGACTCGAGAAAACAAGAACGTCTTTCTCAACAAAAATGAACAATCTCGTAAAAAACTATCGAAAAGTAGACGAGGAGTTCTTCGAAGAATTAGAGGAGCTTCTCATTAGTGCTGACGTCGGTGTAGCGACGGTAATGGACCTTATTGACGTTTTAAAGGATGAAGCAAGAACGCGCAATATTAAAGATACGAAAGAACTTCAGAGTGTCATTTCAGAAAAATTAGCGGAGCTTCTCCATAAATCTGACGAAGATGGTTCGCTTAATATTCAAGAAGAGGGACTAACGGTCTTCTTATTCGTTGGGGTTAATGGGGTTGGGAAGACAACGACAATCGGTAAGCTTGCGCACAAGTTTAAGCAAGAGGGCAAGAAAGTTGTTCTCGCAGCAGGAGATACGTTCCGAGCAGGTGCCATTGAACAGCTAGATGTATGGGGAGAAAGAGCTGGCGTAGATGTGATCAAGCATCAAGCTGGCTCAGATCCAGCGGCAGTTGTTTTTGATGCTGTACAATCTGCTAAATCACGTAACGCAGATATATTGCTTTGTGATACAGCCGGGCGTCTTCAGAACAAAGTAAACCTTATGAACGAGCTAGAAAAAGTAAAGCGTGTTATTCAACGTGAAGTACCATCTGGTCCACATGAAGTGATTCTTGTTCTTGATGCGACAACAGGTCAAAATGCGATGAGTCAGGCAAAGCAATTTGGGCAATCAACGGACGTGTCTGGTATTGCATTAACCAAGCTCGATGGAACTGCTAAAGGTGGCATTGTACTGGCTATTCGACATGAGCTTGATATCCCTGTTAAGCTCGTAGGACTTGGTGAGAAGATGGATGATTTACAGGAATTTGATCCGGATACATTTGTGTATGGATTATTCTCTTCTATCATTGAAGAAGAGGAAGAAAACGAAGAATAAAATCTTCGTAAATTGTGTTAAGAAAAAATCTTGACAAATAAAATGACGCATAGTAATATAATTAACGTAAAGGTGATTACCTTAACAAGGGGCTGTTAACAATGCTAGAGAAAACGATGAGAATTAACTCGTTATTTGACTTTTATCAGTCGCTTTTAACACCGAAACAGCGTAATTATATGGCATTGTATTACCTTGATGATTATTCATTAGGTGAAATCGCAGAAGAATTTCAAGTTAGCCGTCAGGCTGTCTATGATAACATTAAGCGAACAGAACAAATGATAGAAGAATATGAAGCAAAACTGTTGCTATTCGAGCGATACATCAAAAGACAGGAGCTGTTAGAAAAGCTCAAGGAAGCGATCATGAGTGAGAATGAAAACTCGAAGGCGCTGTCGTTGATAACATCTCTTGAAAAACTGGATTAGGAGGCGGCGAACATGGCATTTGAAGGGTTAGCCGACCGACTGCAAGACACCCTGCAGAAGATACGCGGTAAAGGGAAAGTAACGGAAGCTGACGTAAAAGAAATGATGCGTGAAGTAAGGTTAGCCTTGCTTGAAGCGGACGTTAACTTTAAAGTCGTAAAACAGTTTATCAACAAGGTCAAAGAGCGCGCCGTTGGACAGGAAGTTATGAAAAGCCTGACCCCAGGGCAGCAGGTCATTAAAGTCGTTAATGAAGAGCTGACAGCGCTTATGGGTGGAGAACAGAGTAAGATTGCTGTTTCAAACCGCCCACCGACTGTGATTATGATGGCCGGTCTACAGGGTGCGGGTAAGACGACAACTGTCGGTAAGCTTGCAAACCATTTACGTAAAAATCATAACCGTAAACCACTTTTAGTAGCGGCGGATATTTACCGTCCTGCAGCGATTAACCAGCTTGAAACACTCGGTAAACAGCTTAGTATGCCGGTCTTCTCGATGGGTGATCAAGTGAGTCCGGTAGAAATTGCTACAAAAGCAATTGAAAAAGCAAAAGAAGAACATCTGGACTATGTCATTATTGACACGGCAGGCCGCTTGCATATTGATGAGAATCTGATGCAGGAGCTAAAAGATGTTAAAGAAGCTGTTACGCCTGATGAAATCTTCCTAGTGGTTGATTCCATGACAGGGCAAGACGCTGTTAACGTTGCTGAAAGCTTTAATGATGCACTTGATATTACAGGTGTCGTTCTAACAAAGCTTGATGGTGACACGCGCGGTGGTGCTGCACTGTCGATCAAGTCTGTAACAGATAAACCGATCAAGTTCGCAGGTATGGGTGAAAAGCTTGATGCACTAGAACCGTTTCATCCCGAGAGAATGGCTTCGCGAATTCTCGGCATGGGTGACGTGCTAACGCTCATTGAAAAAGCCCAGACTTCTGTTGATGAAGACAAAGCGAAAGAGCTTGAGAAAAAGATGCGAACGATGAGTTTTACGTTTGATGATTTCCTTGATCAACTTGGTCAGGTTCGAAGCATGGGACCACTTGATGAATTGATGGACATGATTCCTGGTATGAATAAAAAAGCCATGAAAAATGTAAGTGTTGATGAAAAACAAATTGGCCGGGTTGAAGCCATTATTCAGTCAATGACAACACGTGAAAAAGAAGAGCCAGATATTATCAATGCGAGTCGCAAAAAGCGAATTGCCGTCGGAAGTGGTACGTCTGTGCAAGATGTCAATCGTCTCTTGAAGCAATTTGATGAGATGAAGAAGATGATGAAGCAGATGACCAATATGTCTAAAGGCGGTAAGAAAAAAGGTAAGGGCATGAATTTCCCATTCATGCAATAAAAATGAAGTAAATTTTCTCTTTACAAGAGTATAAATTTATGATATTATATTGATTTATGTGAACATTTTTTGGAGGTGAAAGACATGGCAGTTAAAATTCGTTTAAAGCGTATGGGTGCTAAAAGAGCTCCTTACTATCGCGTAGTTGTTGCTGATTCACGTGCACCACGTGACGGACGCTTCATCGAGGAAATCGGAACTTACAATCCGGTTGCTAATCCAGTTGAAGTGAAAATCAACGAAGAGAAAGCTCTTGATTGGATGCTTAAAGGCGCTAAGCCTTCTGATACAGTACGTAACCTATTCTCCACTGCAGGACTTATGGAGAAGCTTCACAACGCAAAAAACACAAAGTAATTTAACACCTTAGAGGAGGCTTTCTTGAAAGCCTCCTTTGGTGTATCCTGGTCCATCATTTCGAAAAAGGTGGGAGACGATCATGGAAGCCCTAGTTGAAACAATTGTAAAAGCTCTTGTCGATCATCCTGATGATGTTCGAGTTGAAAAAGAAGCAACAAACAGCCTGGACATATACAAGCTTTACGTTCATGCCGATGATACAGGTAAAGTGATTGGAAAGCAGGGTAAGGTTGCTAGATCAATCCGAACAGTGATGAATGCCGCGGCTGTTCAGTCAAGCAAACGCGTACAGTTGGAGATACTCTAGGGGAGCTTACACTCCTCTTTTTTATTTGTAACTTTAAAGACCGATAATTATTACATACGGAGGGCAGTGCGATGAAAATCATTGTAACGTATGATGTGAAACAAGTTTTAACAGAGCAAAGCCGGGCTTCCTATTTAGATCAATGGCAAAAAGAACGCTCAGCCCTTCAACAGGAAAAGGAACATCTCGTATTTGAAATGAAACGATTGCAAAAAAAGCGTCCGTCTGACCACAAATGGATTGGCGATCAGTTTGAAAAAGAAATCCGGTCGAGAACGGAACGGATGTCTTATCTAGATTTTAAAATTGATCAGCTTGACCAGTTATCGCTAGGGTCTGAAATCCACGATGGGGAGATTGAATCGATTCAAGAGGTTCGAGTTGGTGAAAAGTGGCATGCGCGAGAGCAAAAAGGTAAAATAGTCATTAAAGACGGGATCGTGCAAAGCATTGTCCCTGACTCCACAGGAAAGGATATCACGATATGACAGAATGGCTTAATGTAGGTAAAATCGTTAATACTCACGGCGTGCGAGGAGAAGTGCGTGTGATTTCAAGAACGGACTTCCCGGAGGAACGTTATGCGGTTGGCAGTAAGCTTTACTTATTTAAGGATGAAGAACCGGTTTCTTTAACCGTTGCCTCTCACCGTAAACATAAGCAGTTTGATTTACTGACATTTGAAGGCTTTCATAATATTAACGAAGTGGTTCATATGAAGGAAGGCATTCTAAAAGTTAAGGAAGATCAAGGTGGTCGGCTTGCCGAAGAAGAGTTCTATTACCGAGATATCATTGGACTTGAAGTTCATACAGTAGAGGGCGAATATTTAGGGAAAATCAAAGAAATATTATCACCTGGAGCGAACGACGTTTGGGTAGTTCAAAGTATAAGCGGTGGTAAAGACCTTTTATTGCCTTATATCGAGCAAGTTGTAAAGCAAGTTGATTTAGCGGAAGGGAAAGTTACCGTTCATTTGATGGAAGGACTTCGTGATTAGCATGAAAATTGATGTGCTTTCTCTGTTTCCAGAAATGTTTACAGGCGTGTTTAACCATTCTATCTTAAAACGCGCTCAGGATAATGGAGCCGTCTCTTACAATGTAACCAATTTCAGAGATTACAGTTTGAACAAACACAAAAGCGTGGACGATTACCCATATGGTGGTGGCGCTGGAATGGTATTAACGCCTCAGCCGGTTTTTGATGCGGTCAATGATCTTTCTGAAGGAAAGCGCCCGCGTGTCATTCTTATGTGTCCTCAAGGAGAGAGGTTTACACAGAAGAAGGCAGAAGAATTAGCGAAAGAAGAGCATCTCATTTTCATATGCGGTCATTATGAAGGGTACGATGAGCGAATTCGAGCAAACCTTGTCACGGATGAGATCTCGATTGGAGATTTTGTTTTAACTGGTGGTGAACTCGGTAGCATGGTTGTTATTGATAGTGTAACTAGACTTCTCCCTGGTGTTCTAGGAAATGATACGTCAGCTCCAATGGATTCCTTTAGCAGTGGATTACTTGAACATCCTCATTATACTCGTCCTGCCGAATACGAAGGGATGAGTGTGCCTGATGTGCTTATGTCTGGTAATCATGAGGCGATACGCAAATGGCGTCTCAAAGAGTCGTTACGACGCACCTTGAATAGAAGGTCAGATCTTCTAAACGAGAAAGACTTAACAAAAGAAGAGCAGAAGTTATTAAGTGAAATAAAGAGTGAAAAAGAATGAATTCATTCTTGTAATCTAAAAAGTGCTATGCTATGATAACAGTTGTGGCATTAGTCACGTATTACGATGTTCCGCTGTAATGTAAGACGATTTATATGAGCATCTGTGTGGAAGGAGGGTTACTTGATGCACAAGTTAATCCAGGATATCACAAAAGACCAACTTAAGTCGGATCTTCCTAATTTCCGACCAGGAGATACTGTGAAAGTTCACGTTAAAGTTGTTGAAGGCACTCGTGAGCGTATTCAGTTATTCGAAGGTGTTGTGATTAAACGACGTGGTGGCGGAATCAGCGAAACATTTACAGTTCGTAAGATTTCTTACGGAGTAGGTGTTGAGCGTACATTCCCAGTACATTCACCGAAAGTTGCTAAGCTTGAAGTTGCTCGTCGCGGTAAAGTTCGCCGTGCGAAGCTATACTACTTGCGTGCACTTCGTGGTAAAGCCGCTCGTATTAAAGAAATTCGATAAAGTAAGACACGGAGAAGGAGCTTGCATTGCCAGGCTCCTTTTTTCTATTGAAAAAATCGGCATATGAAAAAAACGTCACTCTGTGATAAAATAAAGCGAATTACGAAGGTTTGTAGGAAAGGCATAAGGGGAAAGAAATAGGTAAAAAAAGACCCTTTCATTAGGAGGAACTAGCATGAAAAGCACCAGATCAGCAGAGAAAAAAGATTCCTGGGAGTGGATACGTGCGCTCATTATTGCTTTTATTCTAGCAGGAGCCGTTCGTTATTTTATTTTTGCTCCTATTGTAGTTGATGGAGAAAGCATGATGCCGACGCTGCAAGATCGTGATCGGATGATCGTGAATAAAATCAGTTATAATATTGGTGATGCTGAACGTTTCGATATTATTGTATTTGAGGCCCCTGAAGGCAAAGATTATATTAAACGAGTGATCGGTCTTCCTGGAGATAAGGTAGAGTACAAAGGTGATATGCTATACGTAAATGGTAAAGCAATGAAAGAACCTTATCTAGAATCATATAAGGAAGATTTATTAGAAGGTAACCTTACCTATGATTTTGATCTAACTGGAGTAACTGGTGAAGCAACCGTTCCAGAAGGGCATTTGTTTGTAATGGGTGACAATCGACAGCATAGTAAAGATAGTCGATCCATTGGCTTCGTTCCTGTAGAAAAAGTAATAGGAGAAGCAAACGTTATTTTTTGGCCTTTAAATGATATACAAGTAATGGAATAGTGTGGGGTGTATTCCCGCATGATTTGAGAATAGGTGGAGATTGCATGACGATTCAATGGTTTCCCGGACATATGGCAAAAGCACGACGGGAGATTACCGAAAAGCTAAAAATGATTGATGTTGTAATTGAACTAGTGGATGCACGAATCCCGCTTGCTTCAAGAAATCCGATGATTGATGAAATTGTTTCGTCAAAACCGAGACTCATTTTGCTCAACAAAGCAGATATGGCGGATAATCAGAAAACAGCCGAGTGGAAGTACTATTTTCAGTCACAGGGTCATAAAGCGTTAGCGATTGATTCACAAACAGGTAAAGGCGTGAAAAGCATTCCTGCTGCTGCGAGAGAGCTGATGAGTGATAAAATTGATCGCATGATTGAGAAAGGCATGAAGCCCCGCGCTGTGCGTGCTTTAATTTTAGGAATTCCAAACGTAGGGAAATCGACGTTAATTAACCGTTTGGCAGGGAAGAAGATTGCTAAAACTGGTGATCGCCCTGGTATTACAAAGAAGCAACAGTGGATCAAAGTGGGAGATGAGATGGATCTTCTCGACACGCCGGGAATACTCTGGCCTAAATTTGAAGATCAAATTACCGGATATAAGCTTGCTGCTACGGGGGCAATTAAAGATGAAATTCTTGATTTTCAAGATATTTCGGTATTCGTGCTCAAGTTTATGAGTGAACATTATCCCGATAGACTAATGGACCGGTATCATCTTGATCACATTCCGGAAGATGTTGTGGAGTTGTTTGATGAAATCGGAAAAAAACGTGGGTTTTTAATGAGTGGTGGCTGGATTGATTACGATAAAACAGCTGAAACCGTTCTTCGAGAGCTACGAAGTGGTAAATTGGGCGACGTATCGCTAGAAACGCCAGAAAGGTAAGGCCATGAGCCTTACCTTTTTTTAAGTGAACAATAAGAAAGAGGGGATCATATGAGCGATCAACTAAAGTCGATTAAAGAAATTGATCAAATGTTGAAGGAAGGGCAATATACGAACAAAGATTGGGAACAATGGAAGCAAGATGAACGGAAAGGTGTAGTACGCTTACTTGCTAGAGAAGGAAAGAAAGAGCAAGAAAAAATGAAGATTCTTAAGATGCATGAAGAAATGAGTGGCCTAGAAGCTCATTACAGAGGAGAAGGTCGTCTTTCGATAGCAGGAGTCGATGAAGTAGGAAGAGGCCCTCTAGCAGGCCCTGTCGTTGCTTCAGCAGTCATATTAGATCCTGAAGTGCCGATTCTTGGCCTTCAAGATTCAAAGAAACTGTCGCATGCGAAATTAAATCACCTTTTTGATCAAATACATAAGGATGCCGTCGCTATCGGAGTAGGCGTCGTTAGTGCAGCTGAAATTGATGAATTAAATATTTATCAAGCGACAAAAAAAGCGATGCAACAAGCTGTCAAGGGGTTACGTGTACAAGCTGATTTCTTACTTGTAGATGCCATGCACATTCCCCTTCAGATCGATCAGGAGTCCCTTATTAAAGGGGACGCCAGAAGTGTTAGTATTGCAGCCGCATCCATCGTTGCTAAGGTGACCCGTGATCGCATGATGGTGAAGTTAGCAGAAACCTATCCAATGTATGGATTTGAGCGACATGTAGGCTATGGAACAAAGGAGCATCTTTCTGCCCTTGATGAATTTGGTATTACAGAAGTTCATCGAAAATCATTTGCTCCTGTAAGAGACCGTTTAAGCGTATGAATAGATAGAAAAGGTTGATACTATACCTATTCTAATGTGAAGGAGCAATTATTTGTGAAAGATCCAGGACCTCAAGAAAAGAATGAATCTTTTTATGAAGAAGCAGGAGAAGAGTTTGGTGTCTATACCCCAGCAGCAGCAAGAGAATTAACGATTACGGACCATAAGAAGAGGGAGCAAGAAAGCTCGCCTAAGAAAGCGGGAAGAAATGAGCAGGAAGAGGGGAGGTGACCCCTCTTCTTTTTTGATTTTACTTAGTTTATTGTAAATTTACCAGTGGCACTCATTTTCGCAGAACAAGCGTGAAATAAGCGGAATGATTCGTTTTCAGACGATGAATTGGAACAATTTTTGCAAGAAAGAAAAGAGACTTTATGCAAAAGGGTAGACAATCGGTGTGAATTTTCTATACAATGAAAACGTCGTCAAAGATTTGATTGACTAGGATAGGAGGATGAGAGAATGAATATCCATGAATATCAAGGAAAAGAAGTCCTAAGAAGCTACGGGGTATCCGTCCCTAATGGACAAGTCGCATACTCCGCGAAAGAAGCTGTGGACGTTGCAAAACAATTAGACAGCAGTGTTTATGTTGTAAAAGCACAAATCCATGCAGGTGGTCGAGGGAAAGCTGGCGGAGTTAAAATCGCTAAGAACCTTGAGGAAGTTCGTACATATGCTGAGGAGATCCTCGGAAAAACACTTGTTACTCATCAAACAGGACCAGAAGGCAAAGAAGTAAAGCGCTTACTTATCGAAGAAGGTTGCGATATTAAACAAGAATACTACGTTGGCCTTGTGCTTGATCGTGTGACATCACGTGTTGTTATGATGGCATCCGAAGAAGGTGGAACTGAAATTGAAGAAGTGGCTGAACATAGCCCCGAGAAGATCTTCAAAGAAGTGATTGATCCTGCCGTTGGTCTTCAAGGTTATCAGGCTAGAAGACTAGCATTTAATATTAATATTCCAAAAGAACAAATTAACAAAGCAGTAAAGTTCATGCTTGGATTGTATAAAGTTTTTGTTGAAAAAGATGCTTCTATTGCTGAAATCAACCCACTTGTGACAACGGGTGATGGAAATGTAATGGCGCTTGATGCAAAGCTAAACTTTGATCCAAATGCACTTTATCGCCATAAAGATATTCTTGAACTTCGTGATCTTGACGAAGAAGATACAAAAGAAATCGAAGCATCAAAATATGAGTTAAGCTACATCGCTCTAGATGGCAATATCGGCTGTATGGTTAACGGTGCAGGTCTTGCGATGGCAACGATGGATATTATCAAGCATTACGGCGGCGACCCCGCTAACTTCCTTGACGTTGGGGGCGGCGCAACGGCTGAGAAGGTAACGGAAGCTTTCAAAATTATTCTTTCTGACAAAAACGTAAAAGGCATCTACGTTAACATTTTCGGTGGGATCATGAAGTGTGATGTAATCGCTGAAGGTGTTGTAGAGGCTACGAAACAAGTAGGTCTTGAAATTCCGCTTGTTGTACGTCTTGAAGGAACAAATGTTGATCTTGGAAAGCAGATCCTGAAAGATTCAGGATTAAATATTACCGCTGCTGAGTCTATGGCTGACGGCGCGGAAAAAATCGTTTCATTAGTTAAGTAGAAAGGCGGGACTAGGAATGAGCGTATACATTAATCAAGATACAAAAGTCATCGTTCAAGGGATTACGGGATCTGTTGGTTTATTTCATACACAGCAAATGCTTGAGTATGGTACGAAAATTGTAGGTGGCGTAACGCCTGGTAAAGGCGGTACTGAAGTGGAAGGCGTTCCTGTATTTGATACAGTGGAACAAGCCGTTCAAAAAACAGGCGCTAATGCTTCTGTCATTTATGTTCCGCCTGCTTTTGCAGCCGATGCCATTATGGAAGCAGTAGACGCTGAAATGGACCTTGCGATTTGTATTACGGAAGGAATTCCGGTTATCGATATGGTGAAAGTAAAGCGTTATATGGAAGGAAAGAAAACGCGTCTTGTTGGACCGAACTGTCCAGGCGTGATTACTCCTGAAGAATGTAAGATCGGCATTATGCCTGGGTACATTCACAAAAAAGGTCACGTAGGAGTTGTTTCTCGTTCTGGTACGTTAACGTATGAAGCGGTTCATCAGCTTTCAGAATCAGGTATTGGTCAATCAACAGCCGTTGGTATTGGGGGTGACCCGGTGAATGGCACGAACTTTATCGATGTCTTGAAAGCTTTTAACGAAGATGACGATACGTATGCGGTGATCATGATCGGTGAAATCGGCGGTACTGCTGAAGAAGAAGCGGCTGAATGGGTGAAAGCGAACATGACGAAACCTGTAGTTGGCTTTATCGGAGGTCAAACAGCGCCTCCAGGAAAACGTATGGGTCATGCTGGTGCGATTATTTCTGGTGGTAAAGGTACGGCTGATGAAAAAATCAAGACAATGGAGTCTTGTGGAATTAAAGTCGCTCCAACGCCTGCAGTAATGGGTGAAACACTGATTTCTGTTTTAGAAGATAAGGGCTTACTAGAGAAGTGCACAACACATAAGGCTTAATCAAAATAGCTCCCGTTTTGGGAGCTATTTCTCTTATACATAGCGGGCATGCGATAAATTTTATTCTTGATAGGAGAGAACCGTGATTGAGAACATTTAGAAGCCGGTTAATTCAGTTGCATCAGTGCCGGGGGTGTACCTGGAAACTGATGCAATCCTTTCTCATATTTGACCCAACGCTTCAAAGCATATATGATATGTCTGCTACTCAGTTAAGGCAATTTGGTTTATCAAACGAACAAGCTGGATATTTATATGAAGATCTTCATTTTATTAAACCATGGAGATTGGCTCATTTTAAAGCGGGCGAAATTCGCGTAATAACAAGATTTGATAAGGCATACCCTGAACAACTTACGCATATTTATGATGCACCGTGGGTGATTTATTGCATTGGGAATACCACGCTTCTAAATGAACGTCGCTTGTTGAGCGTAGTTGGCTCACGAAAGCATTCACCAGATGCACGTGAAATGATGAACCTTATCTTAACACCGATCGTATCGAGTGGATGGACGATTGTTAGTGGGCTAGCCCTCGGTATTGATACACTTGCTCATCAGCTTGCTCTCGATCATGGTGCAGGGACGATCGCTGTACTTGGCGGTGGATTTAAATGGATTTATCCGAAAGAAAACCAGCTGCTAGCTTCTTCCGTTGCGAAAGACGGGCTCCTTTTATCGGAATATCCACCCAATTGTCGACCTGAAAAACATCACTTTCCGGAACGGAATCGCATTATTAGTGGATTATCCGCTGGAACGTTTATCGTTGAAGCGCAAAAACGCAGTGGTTCGCTCATTACAGCTGACCAGGCCATGGAACAGGGACGCGAAGTATTTTGCTTACCTGGAAAAATAACAGATCCGTCTGCTGAAGGGACAAATCGCCTCATTCAGCAGGGTGCTAAACTTGTTTTAGAAGCAAATGACATCCTCAATGAACTACCGAATTTTCATGAAAAGGATACTAGCACTATTTGACAAACAAGTTTTGACTATTGAATAATAAGGAAGATTTTAAAATTTACCTCAATGGGGGGAGGAAACGTATTGTGGCAGATTATCTAGTAATTGTTGAATCTCCCGCTAAAGCAAAAACAATTGAAAAATATTTAGGAAAGAAATATCAGGTGAAAGCCTCATTAGGTCACGTCATTGACCTTCCTAGAAGTCAGATGGGCGTTGATGTGGAAAACAACTATGCTCCTAAATATATAACAATACGCGGGAAAGGCCCTGTCCTAAAAGAAATCAAAGATGCAGCAAAAAAAGCGAAGAAAGTCTATCTCGCAGCTGACCCCGATCGCGAAGGGGAAGCGATTGCATGGCATCTTGCTCACAGCTTAAAAATTGACGAGCAAACAGAGTGCAGGGTTGTCTTTAATGAAATTACAAAAGATGCGGTAAAGGATGCGTTCAAGCAACCGAGACCGATTAACATGGATCTAGTCGATGCTCAGCAAGCAAGACGTGTCTTAGACCGTTTAGTTGGGTATAACATTAGTCCATTATTATGGAAAAAAGTAAAAAAAGGTTTAAGTGCTGGACGAGTTCAATCCGTTGCAGTTCGCCTTATTATTGAAAGAGAAAAAGAAATTCAAAATTTTGAAGCAGAAGAGTATTGGAAAATCAAAGCGTCGTTTGAAAAAGATGGAGAACAATTCGAGGCTGGTTTCTACGGAGTAGATGGAAAGAAAACGGATCTGCAATCCCGTGAAGATGTCGACAATGTTC contains:
- a CDS encoding YlqD family protein; protein product: MKIIVTYDVKQVLTEQSRASYLDQWQKERSALQQEKEHLVFEMKRLQKKRPSDHKWIGDQFEKEIRSRTERMSYLDFKIDQLDQLSLGSEIHDGEIESIQEVRVGEKWHAREQKGKIVIKDGIVQSIVPDSTGKDITI
- the ftsY gene encoding signal recognition particle-docking protein FtsY, which gives rise to MSFFKKLKDKFTTQTDDVTGKFKDGLEKTRTSFSTKMNNLVKNYRKVDEEFFEELEELLISADVGVATVMDLIDVLKDEARTRNIKDTKELQSVISEKLAELLHKSDEDGSLNIQEEGLTVFLFVGVNGVGKTTTIGKLAHKFKQEGKKVVLAAGDTFRAGAIEQLDVWGERAGVDVIKHQAGSDPAAVVFDAVQSAKSRNADILLCDTAGRLQNKVNLMNELEKVKRVIQREVPSGPHEVILVLDATTGQNAMSQAKQFGQSTDVSGIALTKLDGTAKGGIVLAIRHELDIPVKLVGLGEKMDDLQEFDPDTFVYGLFSSIIEEEEENEE
- the rpsP gene encoding 30S ribosomal protein S16; this translates as MAVKIRLKRMGAKRAPYYRVVVADSRAPRDGRFIEEIGTYNPVANPVEVKINEEKALDWMLKGAKPSDTVRNLFSTAGLMEKLHNAKNTK
- the rimM gene encoding ribosome maturation factor RimM (Essential for efficient processing of 16S rRNA); this encodes MTEWLNVGKIVNTHGVRGEVRVISRTDFPEERYAVGSKLYLFKDEEPVSLTVASHRKHKQFDLLTFEGFHNINEVVHMKEGILKVKEDQGGRLAEEEFYYRDIIGLEVHTVEGEYLGKIKEILSPGANDVWVVQSISGGKDLLLPYIEQVVKQVDLAEGKVTVHLMEGLRD
- the ylqF gene encoding ribosome biogenesis GTPase YlqF, translating into MTIQWFPGHMAKARREITEKLKMIDVVIELVDARIPLASRNPMIDEIVSSKPRLILLNKADMADNQKTAEWKYYFQSQGHKALAIDSQTGKGVKSIPAAARELMSDKIDRMIEKGMKPRAVRALILGIPNVGKSTLINRLAGKKIAKTGDRPGITKKQQWIKVGDEMDLLDTPGILWPKFEDQITGYKLAATGAIKDEILDFQDISVFVLKFMSEHYPDRLMDRYHLDHIPEDVVELFDEIGKKRGFLMSGGWIDYDKTAETVLRELRSGKLGDVSLETPER
- the lepB gene encoding signal peptidase I, which produces MKSTRSAEKKDSWEWIRALIIAFILAGAVRYFIFAPIVVDGESMMPTLQDRDRMIVNKISYNIGDAERFDIIVFEAPEGKDYIKRVIGLPGDKVEYKGDMLYVNGKAMKEPYLESYKEDLLEGNLTYDFDLTGVTGEATVPEGHLFVMGDNRQHSKDSRSIGFVPVEKVIGEANVIFWPLNDIQVME
- the trmD gene encoding tRNA (guanosine(37)-N1)-methyltransferase TrmD — its product is MKIDVLSLFPEMFTGVFNHSILKRAQDNGAVSYNVTNFRDYSLNKHKSVDDYPYGGGAGMVLTPQPVFDAVNDLSEGKRPRVILMCPQGERFTQKKAEELAKEEHLIFICGHYEGYDERIRANLVTDEISIGDFVLTGGELGSMVVIDSVTRLLPGVLGNDTSAPMDSFSSGLLEHPHYTRPAEYEGMSVPDVLMSGNHEAIRKWRLKESLRRTLNRRSDLLNEKDLTKEEQKLLSEIKSEKE
- a CDS encoding KH domain-containing protein yields the protein MEALVETIVKALVDHPDDVRVEKEATNSLDIYKLYVHADDTGKVIGKQGKVARSIRTVMNAAAVQSSKRVQLEIL
- a CDS encoding putative DNA-binding protein encodes the protein MLEKTMRINSLFDFYQSLLTPKQRNYMALYYLDDYSLGEIAEEFQVSRQAVYDNIKRTEQMIEEYEAKLLLFERYIKRQELLEKLKEAIMSENENSKALSLITSLEKLD
- the ffh gene encoding signal recognition particle protein, with the protein product MAFEGLADRLQDTLQKIRGKGKVTEADVKEMMREVRLALLEADVNFKVVKQFINKVKERAVGQEVMKSLTPGQQVIKVVNEELTALMGGEQSKIAVSNRPPTVIMMAGLQGAGKTTTVGKLANHLRKNHNRKPLLVAADIYRPAAINQLETLGKQLSMPVFSMGDQVSPVEIATKAIEKAKEEHLDYVIIDTAGRLHIDENLMQELKDVKEAVTPDEIFLVVDSMTGQDAVNVAESFNDALDITGVVLTKLDGDTRGGAALSIKSVTDKPIKFAGMGEKLDALEPFHPERMASRILGMGDVLTLIEKAQTSVDEDKAKELEKKMRTMSFTFDDFLDQLGQVRSMGPLDELMDMIPGMNKKAMKNVSVDEKQIGRVEAIIQSMTTREKEEPDIINASRKKRIAVGSGTSVQDVNRLLKQFDEMKKMMKQMTNMSKGGKKKGKGMNFPFMQ
- the rplS gene encoding 50S ribosomal protein L19 — translated: MHKLIQDITKDQLKSDLPNFRPGDTVKVHVKVVEGTRERIQLFEGVVIKRRGGGISETFTVRKISYGVGVERTFPVHSPKVAKLEVARRGKVRRAKLYYLRALRGKAARIKEIR